In Pseudothermotoga hypogea DSM 11164 = NBRC 106472, the following are encoded in one genomic region:
- a CDS encoding Rossmann-like and DUF2520 domain-containing protein, giving the protein MELNVLGTSKVALTICRRLVEKSHTVGFVVSRFKENAQRFVKDIGSGVPITYDEIEKLSDVVFFAVPDSAIAQVYERTKDRILPGTCLIHFSGFHSSKIFANAEKLGFHRASMHPNLSFADPVVAQSNLLNCIFGVEGDAEGLRIAIELVEDISGKYVVLPEDGKAGYHLAAVVCSNFVVGLAALAERIYEKSGVEESRELMGNLIDSVAQNIKIKGVAGSLTGPVARGDWEVVKKERELFKSIFPQFASFYDQMVELLRSLKEGRL; this is encoded by the coding sequence GTGGAACTAAACGTTCTCGGTACCAGCAAGGTGGCACTGACCATCTGTCGTAGGCTCGTTGAGAAATCCCACACGGTTGGTTTCGTCGTTTCTCGCTTCAAGGAGAACGCACAACGGTTCGTCAAAGACATCGGCAGCGGCGTTCCAATAACTTACGATGAAATAGAAAAACTTTCAGACGTCGTTTTCTTCGCCGTGCCGGATTCTGCCATCGCGCAGGTTTATGAGCGAACGAAAGATAGGATCTTGCCGGGCACCTGTCTGATACATTTCAGCGGTTTTCATTCGTCGAAGATTTTCGCAAATGCTGAAAAACTCGGTTTCCATAGGGCATCGATGCATCCAAACCTTTCCTTCGCCGATCCTGTTGTCGCTCAGTCGAACCTTTTGAACTGCATCTTCGGCGTCGAAGGGGACGCAGAGGGATTGAGAATCGCGATAGAATTAGTTGAGGACATATCCGGCAAGTACGTGGTTCTGCCGGAGGATGGAAAGGCTGGCTATCATCTCGCGGCGGTGGTGTGCTCGAACTTCGTTGTGGGTCTTGCCGCGCTTGCGGAAAGGATATACGAGAAGAGCGGCGTCGAGGAATCTCGCGAACTGATGGGCAATCTGATCGACAGCGTGGCGCAGAACATAAAGATCAAGGGTGTGGCAGGCTCGCTGACAGGACCGGTGGCGAGGGGCGATTGGGAAGTGGTGAAGAAAGAAAGGGAGCTGTTCAAAAGTATCTTTCCTCAGTTTGCATCGTTCTATGACCAGATGGTGGAACTGCTGAGGAGTCTCAAGGAGGGAAGACTGTGA
- a CDS encoding redox-sensing transcriptional repressor Rex: MMLPKPTFERLKLYHRLLLDVEEEYISSETIARLLKIQPEQVRKDLSYLKTTGKPKVGYKVEELKKELDELFGIKRETAVVIVGAGRLGSALANYQGFAKYGIEIVAIFDKDPEKIGQFVSDLVVLPLKDLKRVVKRFNVEIGVICVPKESAQEVANLLVACGIKGIWNFAPIELEVPEDVLVVNEDITQSLLTLKHLLNRRRNKS; encoded by the coding sequence ATGATGCTTCCCAAACCAACGTTTGAGAGACTCAAACTCTATCACAGACTCCTCCTCGACGTTGAGGAGGAGTACATCTCGTCTGAAACCATAGCCAGGTTGCTCAAGATACAGCCCGAGCAGGTCAGGAAGGATCTGAGCTATCTCAAGACGACGGGAAAACCTAAGGTTGGCTACAAGGTCGAGGAGCTGAAGAAAGAGTTGGACGAACTCTTCGGCATCAAGAGAGAGACGGCCGTCGTCATAGTTGGGGCGGGCCGGCTCGGCTCCGCCCTTGCTAATTATCAGGGTTTTGCGAAGTATGGAATAGAGATCGTCGCGATCTTCGATAAAGATCCAGAAAAGATCGGGCAGTTCGTATCGGACCTCGTCGTGCTTCCCTTGAAGGATCTGAAAAGAGTGGTGAAGAGGTTCAACGTCGAGATCGGTGTGATATGCGTGCCGAAGGAATCGGCACAGGAAGTTGCGAACCTACTCGTTGCCTGTGGCATCAAAGGTATTTGGAACTTCGCCCCGATCGAGCTCGAAGTGCCCGAGGACGTGCTCGTGGTGAACGAGGACATCACGCAGAGCCTGCTCACCCTGAAACATCTGTTGAATCGGAGGCGCAACAAAAGCTGA
- a CDS encoding [Fe-Fe] hydrogenase large subunit C-terminal domain-containing protein has protein sequence MTVYVDGRQVQIDPNASNLLEALKEVGIEIPNLCYLSETSVYGACRMCLVEVDGQLVTSCTTKPREGMHVKTNTPQIQQLRRGILELILASHNRDCTVCERNGSCKLQKYAEEFGIRNVRFDELPKPRFIDASSPIVRDTSRCILCGDCVRMCEEVQGVGAIDFAYRGIESRVSPAFEANLSETECVYCGQCVSVCPTGALYARNDLEKLYEALSNGKVVIGMIAPAVRVALAEEFGIEKDPFIAERLVSFLKFSGFFKVFDVAFGADLVAFEEAHELLERLSNDERLPLFTSCCPAWVKYVEQFYPTLTNNLSSVKSPQQALGSVVKRIYARKLNLDPERICLVSFMPCTAKKFEAEREEHVGIVDLVLTTKELSQFIKASRIDLRKLEPQPFDRPYGVSSQGGLDFGKSGGVLSSVITVLNDEIGIEDERIFELEKGIRQIEAKTKDGRTIRGLMVFGLANARKVVNDILEAKMNVDVVEVMACNFGCVGGGGQPYPNDTQARQSRSKQLKELVAVKSLISPTENYHMRKLYEEVPNLHELIHTTYRPRKRIVQEDVEVLPASNGEKVMVKVCLGTSCYLKGSYKLLSELIELAKRKDYSSVEIVGTFCLENCDHSPNVLVDDKLIGEANLEKVEAEIEKQLQRRVHDASQTNV, from the coding sequence ATGACAGTCTACGTGGATGGTAGACAAGTTCAGATAGATCCAAATGCGAGCAACTTGCTCGAGGCTCTGAAAGAAGTCGGCATCGAGATACCCAATCTGTGCTATCTGTCAGAGACATCGGTCTACGGTGCCTGCAGGATGTGCCTTGTGGAGGTTGACGGACAGCTCGTAACTTCGTGCACGACGAAACCGAGGGAAGGCATGCACGTCAAGACAAACACACCACAGATTCAACAGTTGAGAAGGGGTATCCTCGAGCTCATACTCGCCAGTCACAACAGGGACTGCACCGTATGTGAGAGGAACGGTAGTTGCAAGCTTCAGAAGTATGCGGAAGAGTTCGGAATCAGAAACGTACGTTTCGATGAACTTCCCAAACCCAGGTTCATCGACGCATCGAGCCCGATCGTGAGGGACACGAGCAGGTGTATTCTCTGTGGGGATTGCGTGAGAATGTGCGAAGAGGTTCAAGGCGTTGGTGCCATTGACTTTGCGTATCGTGGTATCGAATCGCGCGTTTCCCCTGCCTTCGAAGCGAATCTTTCGGAGACCGAGTGTGTTTATTGTGGTCAGTGCGTTTCGGTGTGTCCGACGGGTGCACTGTATGCGAGGAACGATCTGGAAAAACTTTACGAGGCGCTCTCGAATGGCAAAGTCGTCATAGGCATGATCGCACCCGCCGTGAGGGTTGCTCTCGCGGAAGAGTTCGGCATTGAGAAAGATCCGTTCATCGCAGAGAGATTGGTGAGCTTTTTGAAGTTTTCAGGCTTTTTCAAGGTCTTCGATGTGGCGTTCGGAGCAGACCTTGTGGCTTTCGAAGAGGCACACGAGCTTTTGGAGCGCCTCTCCAACGACGAGAGACTGCCTCTGTTCACCTCCTGTTGCCCAGCCTGGGTCAAGTACGTGGAGCAATTCTATCCAACGCTCACCAACAACTTGTCCAGCGTGAAGTCTCCTCAGCAGGCTCTGGGTAGCGTTGTGAAGAGAATCTACGCAAGAAAATTGAACCTCGATCCTGAACGGATCTGTCTGGTTTCGTTCATGCCTTGCACTGCGAAGAAGTTCGAGGCCGAGCGAGAGGAACACGTCGGCATAGTCGATCTGGTGCTCACCACCAAGGAGCTGTCGCAGTTCATAAAGGCCAGCAGGATCGATCTGAGAAAGCTCGAACCGCAACCTTTCGATCGTCCTTACGGTGTTTCTTCGCAAGGTGGGCTCGACTTCGGCAAGAGCGGTGGGGTGCTCTCGAGCGTCATCACGGTCCTGAACGATGAAATTGGAATCGAAGATGAAAGAATTTTCGAACTCGAAAAAGGCATCAGACAGATCGAAGCGAAGACCAAGGACGGTAGAACCATCAGAGGCTTGATGGTTTTCGGACTCGCAAACGCAAGGAAAGTGGTCAATGATATCCTCGAAGCAAAGATGAACGTCGATGTCGTCGAGGTCATGGCCTGTAACTTCGGCTGCGTAGGTGGAGGAGGTCAGCCTTATCCGAACGACACTCAAGCCAGACAGAGCAGATCCAAACAGTTGAAAGAACTCGTAGCCGTTAAGAGCCTCATCTCACCCACGGAGAATTACCACATGAGGAAACTCTACGAAGAGGTCCCCAACCTGCATGAGCTGATACACACAACCTACAGACCGAGAAAGCGTATCGTGCAGGAAGACGTGGAAGTTCTGCCAGCGTCGAACGGCGAAAAAGTGATGGTGAAGGTGTGCCTTGGGACCTCTTGTTATCTGAAAGGTTCCTACAAATTGCTTTCAGAGTTGATCGAACTTGCGAAGCGCAAAGACTACTCGTCCGTGGAAATAGTGGGTACCTTCTGTCTGGAGAACTGTGACCACTCACCAAACGTGCTCGTGGATGATAAACTGATAGGTGAAGCGAACCTTGAAAAGGTGGAAGCCGAGATTGAAAAACAACTCCAACGAAGGGTTCATGATGCTTCCCAAACCAACGTTTGA